The proteins below come from a single Natranaerofaba carboxydovora genomic window:
- a CDS encoding MoaD/ThiS family protein produces MTVEIRCHATLRDYLPESAKKGIYQYELKGEKNVREVANSLELPVEELHLIIVNGVQKNLDAPIQDGDRIGLFPPVGGG; encoded by the coding sequence ATGACTGTTGAAATAAGATGTCATGCAACCCTTAGGGATTATCTCCCGGAATCGGCCAAAAAAGGGATCTATCAATACGAGCTTAAAGGCGAAAAAAATGTCCGTGAGGTTGCAAACTCTTTAGAACTTCCTGTAGAAGAGCTTCATTTGATTATAGTGAATGGTGTACAGAAAAACTTAGACGCACCCATACAAGACGGGGACAGAATAGGACTTTTCCCTCCTGTGGGAGGAGGTTAA
- a CDS encoding tungsten cofactor oxidoreductase radical SAM maturase, which translates to MDKDHVKINVSDGVKVIPKKTDLKKLYIELTTRCNFNCTTCIRNSWDEEIDHMSEKTLKTILDQIDELPELNTVHLGGFGEPSTHPSFFEVLETIKKHELKAEFITNGHFLTAENSKKIIDLGVDRIIISVDAPEKETFEEIRLDSDFNQLIKNINYINELKKEARAKKPELWIEFVAMKKNYEMLPTLVKMAGKYMIDSIIVTNLLPYTEDMINEVLYDTGEDELDIGSGGGLIYFKSKLPEMKLRTTRYCNFVESNSAVINRHGKVSPCYGFLHDHTEYIYGRKKINNKHYFGDVNKEKLKDIWQNDSYVKFRSLVKDQQFPSCTDCKYLEGCSMTDDNFLDCWGNSPTCADCLWYRGIIICP; encoded by the coding sequence ATGGACAAAGATCATGTAAAAATAAATGTTTCAGATGGAGTAAAAGTCATCCCAAAAAAAACAGACCTAAAAAAGCTTTACATCGAGTTAACCACAAGGTGTAACTTTAATTGTACAACATGCATCAGAAACTCATGGGATGAAGAAATAGATCATATGTCAGAAAAAACTTTAAAAACTATATTAGATCAAATTGATGAACTCCCAGAACTAAACACAGTACACTTAGGCGGATTTGGTGAACCTTCAACTCATCCTTCGTTTTTTGAGGTTTTAGAAACAATCAAAAAACACGAATTGAAAGCTGAATTTATTACAAATGGACATTTTCTTACTGCAGAAAACTCTAAAAAAATAATTGATCTTGGTGTAGATAGGATAATTATATCTGTAGACGCTCCAGAAAAAGAAACCTTTGAAGAAATAAGGCTTGATTCTGACTTTAACCAGTTGATAAAAAATATCAATTATATCAATGAATTAAAAAAAGAAGCTAGAGCAAAAAAACCCGAGTTATGGATAGAGTTTGTCGCAATGAAAAAAAACTATGAGATGCTTCCCACCCTTGTTAAAATGGCAGGCAAATACATGATAGACTCAATAATTGTCACCAATCTTCTGCCTTACACTGAAGATATGATAAATGAAGTTTTGTATGATACAGGAGAAGATGAGCTTGATATTGGAAGTGGTGGAGGTCTTATATACTTTAAATCCAAGCTACCTGAAATGAAGTTACGAACTACGAGATACTGTAATTTCGTTGAATCAAATTCTGCTGTTATAAATAGACATGGAAAAGTTAGTCCTTGTTACGGTTTTTTGCATGATCACACAGAATATATTTATGGGCGAAAAAAGATTAATAACAAGCATTATTTCGGTGATGTTAATAAAGAAAAACTAAAAGACATCTGGCAAAATGATAGTTACGTAAAGTTTCGTTCATTAGTAAAAGACCAGCAGTTTCCATCTTGTACAGATTGTAAGTATCTAGAAGGATGCTCAATGACAGATGATAATTTCCTTGACTGCTGGGGTAACTCCCCAACATGTGCTGATTGCTTATGGTACCGAGGAATCATTATATGTCCCTAA